The following proteins come from a genomic window of Rissa tridactyla isolate bRisTri1 chromosome 11, bRisTri1.patW.cur.20221130, whole genome shotgun sequence:
- the LOC128915987 gene encoding protocadherin gamma-C5-like isoform X6, producing MLRGRSLPWQLPLLLAALSCLPAPSSAQLRYSVPEDREPGSSVGDLAKDLGVDVRSLAARNLRLVSEGGQRHFQVDLAAGVLLLDSRLDREALCGQSLTCSLHLQLVMENPLQLHRVEVDVLDVNDNAPQFPKPEVVLEITEVANPGTRLPLEVAEDPDMGSNSISTYELSPSEHFALSINVRGDGVKMPEIVLEKALDREKVAVHHLTLTALDGGNPVKSGTAKVTIHVLDANDNPPVCDPPISTVYLEESVPVGTLVTKLNVTDLDEGPNGDVEYSFKISNNAPGKFTNLFSLDPRTGEIRTKGLLDYEESSAYEIAVRARDKGSPAMEGHCHLRVELIDVNDNSPEIVLTSLSSPVLEDATPGTVIALIGVKDSDSGDNGQVRLQIAKELPFKLVSSFKEHFSLVTSGPLDREKTSGYNITVRAVDSGSPQRATQKTFYLRIADVNDNAPNFSSPFDTAHVQENALPGTSVFSVSASDPDEGSNAKLSYSILHNGMQDVPISTYFRIDQDNGTIYTVRALDYEQDKVFQVPVEVKDAGSPALSSTAVVHVFVLDENDNAPTIVYPSVPKGSAFHQTIPALAEPGYLVTKIVAVDADSGHNAWLSYQLQEDAEALPFQVERRSGEIRVAQALRESEDPHRLVVEVRDNGTPSLSASVVLVISPEENSVQDFSKSLDLPKSSPKDTNLTLYLIISLVSISLVSCVMFAVVAARCLKAGTASWTFVDCCRGTGHKPASHFRGQMKPDGFIKYLDVGGAGLTSQAQNYTSCFSPMSDQSDFLFVKPFSHSSTAETVAAYEQVTSTLASPCDGQAQPNTDWRFSQTQRPGTSGSQNGEEGGAWPNNQFDTEMLQAMILASANEAADGNSTLGGGTGTMGLSARYGPQFTLQHVPDYRQNVYIPGSTATLTNAAGKRDAKSAGSSGGNKKKSGKKEKK from the exons ATGCTCCGGGGACGGAGTTTGCCATGGCAGCTCCCGCTGCTGCTCgcagccctctcctgcctgccgGCTCCCAGCAGCGCCCAGCTCCGTTACTCCGTGCCCGAGGACCGAGAGCCGGGCTCCTCGGTGGGCGACCTGGCCAAGGACTTGGGGGTGGACGTGCGGAGCCTGGCCGCCCGCAACTTGCGCCTGGTGAGCGAGGGTGGGCAGCGGCACTTTCAGGTGGACCTGGCGGCAGGTGTGCTGCTCCTCGACAGCAGACTGGACCGGGAGGCACTGTGTGGGCAGAGCCTCACGTGCTCCCTGCACCTTCAGCTCGTCATGGAGAATCCCCTCCAGCTCCACCGTGTTGAGGTGGACGTCCTCGACGTGAATGACAACGCGCCCCAGTTCCCCAAGCCGGAGGTGGTCTTGGAGATCACTGAGGTAGCCAACCCTGGGACTCGGCTACCCTTGGAGGTAGCAGAAGACCCGGATATGGGCTCCAACTCCATCTCCACCTACGAGCTCAGCCCCAGTGAGCATTTCGCCCTGAGTATCAATGTGAGAGGAGATGGTGTTAAAATGCCTGAGATTGTACTTGAAAAAGCACTGGATAGAGAGAAAGTGGCTGTTCACCACCTAACACTGACAGCCCTGGATGGAGGGAATCCAGTGAAATCTGGCACTGCCAAGGTTACCATCCATGTCCTGGATGCAAATGACAACCCTCCTGTCTGTGACCCACCCATATCCACGGTGTATCTGGAGGAGAGCGTGCCAGTGGGCACTCTGGTCACCAAGTTGAATGTCACCGACCTGGATGAAGGTCCCAACGGGGATGTGGAATATTCTTTCAAAATTAGCAATAATGCACCTGGTAAATTCACCAACCTGTTCTCCTTAGATCCCCGGACAGGGGAGATCAGAACCAAAGGCCTGCTGGATTATGAGGAATCCAGTGCTTATGAGATTGCGGTTCGAGCCAGGGACAAGGGATCCCCAGCCATGGAAGGACACTGTCACCTGCGAGTGGAATTAATCGATGTCAACGATAACAGCCCAGAAATCGTGCTGACCTCTCTCTCCAGCCCAGTGCTGGAGGATGCAACCCCAGGCACTGTGATTGCCCTCATTGGTGTGAAGGACAGCGATTCTGGTGACAACGGGCAAGTCCGTCTGCAGATAGCGAAAGAGCTCCCATTTAAACTGGTGTCATCTTTTAAAGAGCATTTCTCGCTGGTCACAAGTGGTCCCCTTGATCGGGAGAAGACCAGTGGATACAACATCACTGTGAGGGCTGTGGATTCAGGGTCCCCACAGAGGGCCACGCAAAAAACCTTTTACCTCCGAATTGCTGATGTGAATGATAATGCACCAAATTTCTCCAGCCCTTTTGATACAGCTCACGTTCAGGAAAACGCTCTTCCTGGAACTTCGGTTTTTTCAGTGTCAGCATCTGATCCCGATGAGGGTAGCAACGCCAAGCTCTCTTACTCCATCCTTCACAACGGGATGCAGGATGTACCCATATCAACCTACTTCCGCATAGACCAGGACAATGGCACCATCTACACTGTGAGAGCTCTGGACTATGAGCAGGATAAAGTGTTCCAGGTGCCCGTAGAGGTGAAGGATGCTGGATCTCCCGCGCTCAGTAGTACTGCTGTAGTCCATGTGTTCGTCCTGGATGAGAACGACAATGCCCCCACTATTGTCTACCCTTCCGTCCCCAAGGGCTCTGCCTTCCACCAAACCATCCCAGCCTTGGCAGAACCTGGCTATCTGGTCACCAAAATTGTAGCCGTTGATGCTGATAGTGGCCATAATGCCTGGCTCTCCTACCAGctgcaggaggatgctgaggcTTTGCCTTTCCAAGTGGAACGCCGCTCTGGAGAGATAAGGGTTGCACAGGCTCTCAGGGAGTCAGAAGATCCCCACAGGCTGGTGGTCGAAGTGAGGGACAATGGGACACCGTCCCTTTCAGCCTCAGTGGTATTAGTTATTTCCCCAGAGGAAAACAGCGTGCAGGACTTCTCCAAGTCCTTGGACCTCCCCAAATCTTCTCCCAAGGACACCAACCTAACACTTTACCTCATCATCTCCCTGGTGTCCATTTCCCTCGTGTCCTGTGTGATGTTTGCAGTGGTGGCTGCTCGGTGTCTCAAAGCTGGCACTGCCAGCTGGACCTTTGTGGATTGCTGCCGAGGGACTGGCCACAAGCCTGCCTCCCATTTCCGCGGGCAGATGAAGCCAGATGGCTTCATCAAGTACCTGGACGTGGGAGGAGCGGGCTTGACCTCCCAGGCACAGAATTACACCTCTTGTTTCTCACCCATGTCTGACCAGAGTGATTTCCTCTTTGTAAAACCTTTCAGCCATTCTAGCACCGCGGAGACCGTGGCTGCCTATGAGCAGGTGACCAGCACATTAGCGAGTCCCTGCGATGGG CAAGCTCAGCCTAACACAGACTGGCGCTTCTCTCAGACCCAGAGACCTGGAACGAGTGG CTCCCAGAATGGAGAGGAAGGTGGAGCCTGGCCGAACAACCAGTTTGACACGGAAATGCTCCAGGCCATGATCCTGGCTTCAGCAAACG
- the LOC128915987 gene encoding protocadherin gamma-C5-like isoform X3, which yields MESVSLQRPAWKWQVLSLFSLCGWGWVSGQIRYSVVEESEVGTVVGNVARDLGLKVEELPGRRLRLGSEESLRHFAVRLDSGALVVSQQLDRERLCGAAVSCVLSVQVVTENPLQLFRLEVEILDLNDNSPSFPTAHRTLRIAESATVAARFPLESAQDPDVGTNAVGSYRLSPNSHFSLDVKQQQDGKLFPELVLERALDREEQPKLQLVLTAMDGGSPARSGTAQITVLVLDVNDNAPTFDRATYKVQVPENTPMGALLLRLNASDPDEGPNGETEYSFGVHTSDLVRRLFALDPHSGEVRVSGALDFEESPFYEIYVRAHDGGVPEMEGHCVLQVVVEDANDNPPEVLLTSLLNPVPEDTPPETVVGLFNVRDRDSGVNGDVSLEISPDVPFSIRSLQNHFSLVTRESLDRESTSQYIVELIAQDGGSPTFTTTLTLLLNISDVNDNPPRFLQPSYDAFLMENNLPGSLLCTVSASDPDDGDNSRLVYSIESGQVQGAPTSSFVHINPDNGNLYAQRTFDFELLQVLPVSVAVRDSGSPPLHANVTVYIFVLDQNDHPPTILHPASDSDMLAPQRVPLSAPPGYLVTKVTAVDADAGHNAWLSYRLLPQSTDPSLFHMSLYTGEVRTARALQDTDTAVQQLIVQVTDNGDPPLSTTVTITLALEEAALEESYKPRDFLAGAKEKPDLTLYLIIALAAVSTVALATVTLLAARCLRRRGRAATSPCCCCWLSESPSRDFFKHSSPKLQLSSDGTLKYMEVTLRPTDSQSQCYSTCFSPGSDRSDFTFLRPCPPPATLPRETGAFLSATGTLRDPGQQAQPNTDWRFSQTQRPGTSGSQNGEEGGAWPNNQFDTEMLQAMILASANEAADGNSTLGGGTGTMGLSARYGPQFTLQHVPDYRQNVYIPGSTATLTNAAGKRDAKSAGSSGGNKKKSGKKEKK from the exons ATGGAGAGCGTCAGCCTCCAACGACCCGCCTGGAAATGGCAAGTACTGAGTTTGTTTTCACTCTGCGGCTGGGGCTGGGTCTCCGGGCAGATCCGCTACTCGGTGGTTGAGGAGTCAGAGGTGGGAACCGTGGTGGGGAACGTGGCCCGGGATCTGGGCTTGAAGGTGGAGGAGCTGCCGGGTCGCAGGCTGCGCCTGGGCTCGGAGGAGAGCCTGCGCCACTTCGCCGTGCGCCTGGACAGCGGGGCGCTGGTGGTGAGCCAGCAGCTGGACCGGGAGCGTCTGTGCGGAGCGGCTGTCAGCTGCGTGCTGTCGGTGCAGGTGGTGACAGAGAACCCCCTGCAGCTCTTCCGCCTGGAAGTGGAGATCCTGGACCTGAATGACAACTCCCCGAGCTTCCCCACTGCTCACCGCACCCTGCGCATTGCTGAGTCTGCCACAGTGGCTGCACGCTTTCCCCTGGAGAGCGCACAGGACCCTGATGTGGGCACCAATGCTGTGGGTTCCTACCGGCTGAGCCCCAACTCCCACTTCTCCCTGGACGtcaagcagcagcaggatggcaAACTCTTCCCAGAGCTGGTGCTGGAGCGTGCCCTGGACAGGGAAGAGCAGCCAAAACTGCAGCTGGTGCTGACGGCCATGGATGGGGGAAGCCCAGCCCGCTCGGGCACGGCACAGATAACAGTCCTGGTCCTGGATGTCAATGACAACGCACCCACCTTTGACCGTGCCACATACAAGGTGCAAGTCCCGGAAAACACGCCCATGGGGGCTCTGCTCCTCCGGCTCAATGCATCTGACCCTGACGAGGGCCCCAATGGGGAGACAGAGTACTCCTTCGGGGTTCACACCTCCGACTTGGTCCGAAGGCTCTTTGCCTTGGATCCCCACAGTGGCGAGGTCCGGGTGAGTGGGGCCTTGGACTTTGAGGAATCCCCTTTCTATGAGATCTATGTGCGAGCCCATGATGGTGGGGTCCCAGAGATGGAGGGCCACTGTGTGCTACAGGTGGTAGTGGAGGATGCCAATGACAACCCCCCGGAGGTGCTGCTCACCTCCCTGCTGAACCCGGTGCCAGAAGACACCCCACCAGAGACTGTTGTGGGGCTCTTTAATGTACGGGACCGAGACTCAGGGGTCAATGGGGATGTGAGCTTGGAGATCTCCCCCGATGTGCCTTTTTCCATCAGGTCCCTTCAGAACCACTTCTCCCTCGTCACCCGGGAGAGCCTGGACCGAGAGTCCACCTCACAGTACATAGTGGAGCTGATTGCCCAGGATGGTGGGTCACCCACCTTCACAACAACGCTCACGCTGCTCCTTAACATATCTGATGTGAATGACAACCCCCCACGCTTCTTGCAGCCTTCCTACGATGCCTTCCTGATGGAGAACAACCTGCCTGGCTCCCTGCTGTGCACTGTCTCTGCCTCAGACCCTGACGATGGGGATAATTCCCGGCTTGTTTACTCCATAGAGAGTGGCCAAGTGCAGGGTGCCCCCACCTCTTCCTTCGTCCACATCAACCCTGACAATGGCAACCTCTACGCTCAGCGCACCTTTGACTTTGAGCTGCTGCAGGTTCTGCCAGTCTCTGTGGCCGTGCGGGACTCGGGGTCCCCCCCACTCCACGCCAACGTTACTGTCTACATCTTTGTGCTGGACCAGAATGATCACCCCCCCACCATCCTGCACCCTGCCAGCGACAGTGACATGCTGGCACCCCAGAGGGTGCCGCTGTCTGCCCCACCAGGCTACCTGGTCACCAAGGTGACAGCAGTGGATGCAGATGCTGGGCACAATGCCTGGCTCTCATATCGACTGCTGCCACAGTCCACCGACCCCTCCTTGTTCCACATGTCACTGTACACCGGGGAGGTGCGGACGGCGCGTGCCCTCCAGGACACCGACACCGCAGTGCAGCAGCTCATTGTCCAGGTGACGGACAATGGTGACCCACCGCTCTCCACCACTGTCACCATCACTTTGGCCCTGGAGGAGGCAGCCCTGGAGGAGAGCTACAAGCCTCGGGATTTCCTGGCTGGTGCCAAGGAAAAGCCGGACCTGACCCTCTACCTGATCATTGCGCTGGCAGCCGTTAGCACCGTGGCCCTTGCCACTGTCACCCTCCTGGCCGCCCGGTGCCTCCGGCGCAGAGGCCGTGCTGCCACctcgccctgctgctgctgctggctcagcgAGTCGCCCTCCCGGGACTTCTTCAAGCACTCCAGCCCCAAGCTCCAGCTCAGCTCCGACGGCACCCTTAAGTACATGGAGGTCACCCTGCGACCCACCGACTCCCAGTCCCAGTGCTACAGCACCTGCTTCTCCCCCGGCTCCGACCGGAGCGACTTCACCTTCCTCCGGCCATGCCCGCCCCCCGCCACCCTACCGCGGGAAACCGGGGCTTTCCTCTCCGCTACCGGTACGCTGCGGGACCCCGGCCAG CAAGCTCAGCCTAACACAGACTGGCGCTTCTCTCAGACCCAGAGACCTGGAACGAGTGG CTCCCAGAATGGAGAGGAAGGTGGAGCCTGGCCGAACAACCAGTTTGACACGGAAATGCTCCAGGCCATGATCCTGGCTTCAGCAAACG